A region of Stigmatopora nigra isolate UIUO_SnigA chromosome 6, RoL_Snig_1.1, whole genome shotgun sequence DNA encodes the following proteins:
- the dgke gene encoding diacylglycerol kinase epsilon yields the protein MSAAEENINIVRREEWSLLFWTFVSVMIPVLITLWCSIQRSKRKTHMKQFFRQSRHSWHYTDLFNKPTYCCVCSQHIMHGAFCDGCGVCADEQCLRRADLELSCKEIMAPSRPDGVVAHRWARGNVPLASYCVVCKQQCGTQPKLCDLRCMWCQTTVHDECIDNLVDAPHCDLGEFHNLIIPPHYLHQVNKLGQRHPDEYKKLALDCGEGWTPVLVLANTRSGNNMGEALLGEFRTLLNPVQVFDLSKLAPSKALQLCTLLPPGCVKVLVCGGDGTVGWVLDAIDSMKLKGQDQFIPKVTILPLGTGNDLSNTLGWGAGYAGEIPVEQVLRNILDAGVVKMDRWKVQVSSKGLSIRKPKVLSMNNYFSVGPDALMALNFHTHREKTPSFFSSRIINKAVYFLYGTKDCLVQECKDLDKRIELELDGERVELPSLEGIIVCNIGYWGGGCRIWEGMGDEPFPPTRLDDGLLEVVGVFGSFHCAQIQVKLANPVRLGQAHTVRLILKSSTMPMQVDGEPWAQGPCTVTITHKTQALMMYHSSEQTDDDDDEDGESTASETESPTPQDSPRPPGAASARA from the exons ATGTCCGCCGCGGAGGAGAACATCAACATCGTGCGGAGGGAGGAGTGGTCGCTACTCTTCTGGACCTTCGTGTCCGTTATGATCCCGGTCCTCATCACCCTGTGGTGTAGCATCCAACGCTCCAAGAGGAAAACGCACATGAAGCAGTTCTTCCGCCAGAGCAGACATAGCTGGCACTATACAGACTTGTTCAATAAGCCCACTTATTGCTGCGTCTGTTCCCAGCACATCATGCACGGGGCCTTCTGTGATGGCTGCGGCGTGTGTGCTGACGAGCAATGCCTGCGCCGTGCAGATCTGGAGCTCTCTTGCAAGGAGATTATGGCCCCTTCAAGACCGGACGGGGTGGTCGCCCACCGCTGGGCCAGGGGCAATGTGCCCCTGGCTAGCTACTGTGTAGTCTGCAAGCAGCAGTGTGGGACGCAGCCAAAGCTCTGTGATCTCAG atgTATGTGGTGTCAGACCACAGTGCATGACGAGTGCATAGACAACCTGGTGGACGCACCCCATTGTGATTTAGGCGAGTTCCATAACCTAATCATCCCGCCTCACTATCTGCACCAAGTCAACAAGCTCGGCCAGAGACACCCTGATGAGTATAAAAAG CTTGCGCTGGACTGTGGAGAAGGATGGACTCCAGTGTTGGTGTTAGCCAACACACGGAGTGGAAACAACATGGGCGAAGCTTTGCTGGGAGAATTTCGCACCCTCCTCAACCCTGTGCAG GTTTTTGACCTCTCAAAGCTTGCACCATCCAAGGCTCTTCAACTGTGCACTTTATTACCACCTGGTTGTGTTAAGGTGCTGGTGTGTGGAGGTGATGGCACTGTGGGATGGGTTCTAGATGCCATCGATAGTATGAAACTCAAG GGTCAAGACCAGTTTATCCCAAAGGTGACCATCCTCCCTCTTGGGACAGGAAATGACCTTTCAAACACTTTGGGCTGGGGTGCTGGTTATGCTGGTGAAATCCCGGTTGAACAGGTTCTTCGCAACATCCTGGATGCAGGGGTGGTCAAAATGGACAG atggaaagTGCAGGTGTCTTCCAAAGGCCTCTCTATTCGAAAACCAAAG GTTCTGTCCATGAATAACTACTTCTCTGTGGGTCCTGATGCCCTGATGGCTCTCAACTTCCACACTCATCGTGAGAAAACGCCTTCTTTTTTCTCTAGTCGGATTATCAACAAG gctgtgtattttttatatggCACCAAGGACTGTTTAGTGCAAGAATGTAAGGATCTGGATAAGAGGATTGAG CTGGAGCTCGATGGAGAGAGGGTTGAATTGCCCAGCCTGGAGGGCATCATTGTCTGTAACATTGGATACTGGGGGGGTGGCTGCAGAATCTGGGAAGGAATGGGAGATGAACCTTTCCCCCCCACACG gttGGACGACGGTCTGCTTGAGGTGGTGGGTGTCTTTGGCTCCTTCCACTGTGCACAGATCCAGGTCAAACTGGCCAACCCGGTACGGCTGGGACAGGCCCACACTGTCAGg TTGATTCTGAAGAGCTCCACGATGCCAATGCAAGTGGATGGCGAGCCGTGGGCACAGGGCCCATGCACAGTCACCATTACTCATAAGACCCAAGCTCTTATGATGTATCACAGCTCAGAACAGAcggacgacgacgatgatgaggaCGGCGAATCTACCGCCTCGGAGACTGAGAGCCCCACTCCTCAGGACTCCCCAAGGCCCCCGGGGGCGGCATCTGCACGAGCTTGA
- the c6h17orf67 gene encoding uncharacterized protein C17orf67 homolog, which yields MIAGYALWVELQRRSWIFFSFTSFGIQVQTSEKKILEIEKVLTMKKLGVFLLFLVTLTIYTDANPIIKESLAKQLLRSKRQERPRTPGHPDEPMREHLLHMQALDQRAQETNMEHWLNPHCYPRCDRNYGYPV from the exons ATGATCGCTGGTTATGCTTTGTGGGTGGAACTGCAGAGGAGGAGCTGGATATTTTTCTCCTTCACTAGTTTTGGAATTCAAGTTCAGACCTCAGAGAAGAAAATATTGGAGATTGAAAAGGTCTTGACGATGAAGAAACTGGGGGTGTTCCTGCTATTTTTGGTCACTTTGACCATCTACACAG ATGCCAACCCCATCATTAAAGAAAGCCTTGCTAAGCAGTTGCTGCGTAGCAAAAGACAGGAGAGGCCCAGGACACCAGGCCACCCTGATGAGCCAATGAGG GAGCATTTGCTTCACATGCAGGCTCTGGATCAGCGAGCACAGGAGACCAACATGGAGCACTGGCTGAACCCTCATTGCTACCCACGTTGTGATCGGAACTATGGCTACCCTGTCTGA
- the cbx8b gene encoding chromobox protein homolog 8b isoform X2 has protein sequence MELSAVGERVFAAESIIKRRIRKGRLEYLVKWKGWSPKYSTWEPEENILDSRLFAAFEERERERELFGPKKRGPKPKSFLLKSKDNPKSYEFRNEAMRGMHIRYPTPEPAITPRSREGLRSVVPTIYPPGTINRGESILSDPPDEPEAFPEVLEHVPKKRGPKPKLRLNPTSELMSHGPPKLLQLQSSQDRLHKVSHHRYPGNHRHSHKHHRHRHHRHRHRSRNRTVSTTGSYERLYAGSDLHSGSKDPHRTKKSSGQPKLVATHLLPTEKPYFLDKPSPSRIHVDLDELTWRPSLCSVEKILVTDVTSNLLTVTIKESSTSKGFFKEKR, from the exons ATGGAGCTGTCTGCCGTCGGGGAGAGAGTGTTCGCCGCCGAGTCGATCATCAAGCGCAGGATAAGGAAG GGTCGGCTCGAGTATCTGGTGAAATGGAAGGGCTGGTCTCCTAA ATACAGCACGTGGGAACCGGAAGAAAATATTCTGGATTCGCGTCTGTTTGCGGCATTCGAGGAGAG GGAACGGGAACGGGAACTATTTGGGCCCAAAAAAAGAGGTCCGAAACCGAAGTCCTTTCTGCTAAAG TCAAAAGATAACCCCAAATCTTATGAGTTTCGGAACGAGGCAATGCGAGGGATGCACATTCGCTACCCCACACCCGAGCCCGCCATAACCCCAAGGTCCAGAGAAGGCCTGCGATCTGTCGTACCCACCATCTACCCACCGGGCACTATCAACCGAGGCGAAAGCATCCTGTCGGACCCTCCAGATGAGCCTGAAGCTTTCCCCGAAGTGCTCGAGCACGTCCCCAAAAAGAGAGGGCCCAAACCCAAACTGCGTCTCAACCCAACCTCCGAGCTCATGAGTCACGGCCCGCCAAAACTGCTCCAGCTACAAAGTAGCCAAGACAGACTACACAAAGTTAGTCATCATAGATACCCGGGGAACCACCGTCACAGCCATAAGCACCATCGTCATCGCCACCATCGTCACCGTCATCGCTCACGGAACCGGACTGTCTCGACAACGGGATCCTACGAGCGGCTTTACGCAGGGAGCGACCTCCACTCGGGTAGTAAGGACCCCCACAGGACTAAAAAGAGTTCGGGGCAGCCCAAACTTGTGGCCACGCATCTCTTGCCTACGGAAAAGCCCTACTTTCTGGACAAGCCGTCCCCGAGTCGAATCCACGTGGACTTGGACGAATTGACGTGGCGGCCATCACTGTGTAGCGTGGAGAAGATTCTGGTGACCGATGTGACCTCCAACTTGCTGACTGTCACCATAAAGGAAAGCAGCACGTCTAAAGGGTTCTTTAAGGAAAAGAGATGA
- the cbx8b gene encoding chromobox protein homolog 8b isoform X1 produces the protein MELSAVGERVFAAESIIKRRIRKGRLEYLVKWKGWSPKYSTWEPEENILDSRLFAAFEERERERELFGPKKRGPKPKSFLLKAQSKDNPKSYEFRNEAMRGMHIRYPTPEPAITPRSREGLRSVVPTIYPPGTINRGESILSDPPDEPEAFPEVLEHVPKKRGPKPKLRLNPTSELMSHGPPKLLQLQSSQDRLHKVSHHRYPGNHRHSHKHHRHRHHRHRHRSRNRTVSTTGSYERLYAGSDLHSGSKDPHRTKKSSGQPKLVATHLLPTEKPYFLDKPSPSRIHVDLDELTWRPSLCSVEKILVTDVTSNLLTVTIKESSTSKGFFKEKR, from the exons ATGGAGCTGTCTGCCGTCGGGGAGAGAGTGTTCGCCGCCGAGTCGATCATCAAGCGCAGGATAAGGAAG GGTCGGCTCGAGTATCTGGTGAAATGGAAGGGCTGGTCTCCTAA ATACAGCACGTGGGAACCGGAAGAAAATATTCTGGATTCGCGTCTGTTTGCGGCATTCGAGGAGAG GGAACGGGAACGGGAACTATTTGGGCCCAAAAAAAGAGGTCCGAAACCGAAGTCCTTTCTGCTAAAG GCCCAGTCAAAAGATAACCCCAAATCTTATGAGTTTCGGAACGAGGCAATGCGAGGGATGCACATTCGCTACCCCACACCCGAGCCCGCCATAACCCCAAGGTCCAGAGAAGGCCTGCGATCTGTCGTACCCACCATCTACCCACCGGGCACTATCAACCGAGGCGAAAGCATCCTGTCGGACCCTCCAGATGAGCCTGAAGCTTTCCCCGAAGTGCTCGAGCACGTCCCCAAAAAGAGAGGGCCCAAACCCAAACTGCGTCTCAACCCAACCTCCGAGCTCATGAGTCACGGCCCGCCAAAACTGCTCCAGCTACAAAGTAGCCAAGACAGACTACACAAAGTTAGTCATCATAGATACCCGGGGAACCACCGTCACAGCCATAAGCACCATCGTCATCGCCACCATCGTCACCGTCATCGCTCACGGAACCGGACTGTCTCGACAACGGGATCCTACGAGCGGCTTTACGCAGGGAGCGACCTCCACTCGGGTAGTAAGGACCCCCACAGGACTAAAAAGAGTTCGGGGCAGCCCAAACTTGTGGCCACGCATCTCTTGCCTACGGAAAAGCCCTACTTTCTGGACAAGCCGTCCCCGAGTCGAATCCACGTGGACTTGGACGAATTGACGTGGCGGCCATCACTGTGTAGCGTGGAGAAGATTCTGGTGACCGATGTGACCTCCAACTTGCTGACTGTCACCATAAAGGAAAGCAGCACGTCTAAAGGGTTCTTTAAGGAAAAGAGATGA
- the LOC144198309 gene encoding E3 SUMO-protein ligase CBX4-like produces MELPAAGERVFAVESIEKKRSRKGRSEYLVKWRGWSPKYNTWEPEENILDPRLLDAFEDRERQEQLMGYRKRGPKPKHLLVQVPSFARRSSMLDGLHESSLQDGSCHNSISVPVLQPQIQQYKLNNKKHHQYQPVSRESETEPHANGKKFYYQLNTKKHHHYQPGLQGHESVLVKPKEVSSPDLPVKGYNLPPVLQQKWFRDKTSGVLTKVKDITMELKKIPADLNGHKELDKVKTKDCSSAQQNGTSGSKLKIVKNKNKNGRIVIVMSKYMENGMDSSNVTNGDSQPTERFPQGTDCAERHLEKMELVKHLGLVNGFAKKPKAVCGITGHCAKENQQAAQPNLAVKEQDQNVEVKGQCLLPVDQPLQLTAEPNLASSPLDTSVPASTDKRHTPDEFQGLKRHISVTDSEEHRSNKRFLSSHHTISSPTQSISTDQNALRAPFSLQCDYADHNQEEPIDLSVRPQVSTSELSHPQLHTQDETQTDTQVKKKTHSQLQAETQNIANVDTVNTLTVADQENEKVEPFHPFLGNIVITDITTNCLTVTFKEYVAV; encoded by the exons ATGGAGCTTCCCGCCGCGGGAGAGCGCGTCTTTGCGGTGGAGAGCATCGAGAAGAAGCGTAGCCGGAAG GGAAGAAGTGAGTACCTGGTCAAGTGGCGTGGATGGTCCCCAAA GTATAATACTTGGGAACCCGAGGAGAACATTTTGGACCCACGGCTACTTGATGCCTTTGAAGACAG GGAACGTCAAGAGCAGCTAATGGGCTATCGTAAGCGAGGACCAAAACCCAAACATCTTCTGGTTCAG GTCCCTTCATTTGCCCGGAGATCCAGCATGCTTGACGGCCTTCATGAGTCTTCCCTGCAAGACGGCAGCTGTCACAACAGCATCTCCGTCCCAGTACTGCAGCCCCAGATTCAACAGTACAAACTGAACAACAAGAAGCACCACCAGTATCAGCCCGTGAGCCGAGAAAGCGAGACTGAGCCGCACGCCAACGGCAAGAAGTTTTACTATCAGCTCAACACCAAGAAGCACCACCACTACCAGCCGGGCTTACAGGGGCACGAGTCGGTCCTCGTGAAGCCCAAAGAGGTCAGCTCTCCAGACCTGCCCGTCAAGGGCTACAATCTCCCACCCGTGCTTCAGCAAAAGTGGTTTCGGGACAAGACTTCTGGAGTATTGACTAAAGTGAAGGATATCACTATGGAGTTAAAAAAGATCCCAGCAGACCTCAATGGTCACAAAGAACTTGATAAGGTCAAGACTAAAGACTGTTCCTCAGCCCAGCAAAATGGCACCAGTGGCAGTAAattgaaaattgtgaaaaacaaaaataaaaatggacgtATTGTTATCGTCATGagtaaatacatggaaaatggaATGGACTCCTCCAATGTCACCAATGGCGATTCCCAACCCACGGAGAGGTTTCCACAGGGAACGGATTGCGCGGAAAGGCACCTGGAAAAGATGGAACTGGTAAAACATCTTGGCCTCGTTAATGGAtttgcaaaaaaacccaaagctgTTTGCGGAATCACGGGACATTGCGCCAAAGAAAACCAACAGGCCGCCCAACCTAATCTTGCTGTGAAGGAGCAGGATCAAAATGTGGAGGTTAAGGGTCAGTGTCTGCTTCCAGTGGATCAGCCTTTACAATTGACAGCCGAGCCTAATTTGGCCTCTTCACCTCTGGACACCTCAGTTCCCGCGTCCACTGACAAAAGACACACCCCAGATGAATTTCAAGGATTAAAACGACACATTTCTGTCACTGACAGTGAGGAGCATAGGAGTAACAAGAGGTTTTTAAGCTCCCATCACACTATCTCTTCACCCACACAAAGCATTAGCACTGACCAAAACGCCCTCCGGGCTCCTTTTTCATTGCAATGTGACTATGCTGATCATAATCAAGAGGAGCCTATAGACTTGAGCGTTAGGCCTCAAGTTTCTACTTCCGAACTGAGCCATCCACAATTGCACACACAGGAtgaaacacagacagacacacaagttaaaaagaaaacacacagtCAGCTCCAGGCTGAAACACAAAACATTGCAAATGTGGACACAGTCAATACGTTGACTGTTGCAGACCAGGAAAATGAAAAAGTGGAGCCGTTTCATCCATTTCTTGGGAATATAGTCATTACTGACATTACTACAAACTGCCTCACAGTAACCTTCAAGGAGTATGTTGCAGTGTAA